In the Chlorobium limicola DSM 245 genome, one interval contains:
- the miaA gene encoding tRNA (adenosine(37)-N6)-dimethylallyltransferase MiaA, with protein MTSGERQKPVLVILGPTASGKSALAMNIAGNLDAEIISADSRQIYRELTIGSAKPSEDDLRMVRHHFINEKTIGEPFTAGDFAEAAYARILDIHNRNKYAVVVGGSTLYLEGLLKGFGDLPPGDQEIRSRLTAELALAGGEKLFERLRKLDPIQAATLDPTKTRRLIRSLEIIEITGKTVTSLQEYRRIPALDYRIVGLSIARPILYGRIDTRVDEMIASGLVEEAEYLYKKHYSLLRTERNSALKTVGYQELFDFFEKKTDFDRAVTLIKQHTRNYAKRQLTFFKNRLNVTWMDAFGEHAAPDILRAACCRELAE; from the coding sequence ATGACATCGGGCGAACGACAAAAACCGGTACTGGTGATACTCGGGCCAACTGCTTCCGGAAAGTCCGCCCTGGCGATGAACATCGCCGGAAATCTCGATGCGGAAATCATTTCCGCCGACTCACGCCAGATCTACAGGGAACTCACTATCGGCTCGGCAAAACCTTCCGAAGATGACCTCCGCATGGTACGGCACCATTTCATCAATGAAAAAACGATTGGCGAACCCTTTACCGCCGGTGATTTCGCCGAAGCGGCATATGCACGAATTCTCGATATTCATAACCGGAATAAATATGCTGTTGTTGTCGGCGGCTCGACCCTTTATCTTGAGGGCCTGCTTAAAGGTTTTGGCGATCTTCCGCCCGGTGATCAGGAAATACGCAGCAGGCTGACCGCAGAACTCGCTCTCGCCGGCGGAGAAAAGCTGTTTGAGCGGCTCAGAAAGCTGGACCCCATCCAGGCGGCGACGCTCGATCCCACAAAAACCCGGCGATTGATCCGAAGTCTTGAAATCATCGAGATAACGGGAAAAACCGTTACCAGCCTCCAGGAATACCGTCGGATTCCTGCGCTCGACTACCGGATTGTCGGATTGTCGATTGCCCGGCCGATCCTCTACGGACGAATCGATACAAGAGTTGACGAAATGATAGCATCGGGACTTGTCGAAGAAGCTGAATATTTATATAAAAAGCATTATTCTCTTCTGAGAACCGAAAGAAACAGCGCACTCAAAACCGTGGGGTATCAGGAGCTTTTCGATTTTTTCGAGAAAAAAACCGACTTTGATCGTGCGGTTACGCTCATTAAACAGCATACGCGCAATTATGCAAAACGCCAGTTGACTTTTTTTAAAAATAGGCTTAATGTTACGTGGATGGATGCTTTCGGTGAGCATGCCGCTCCGGATATCCTGAGAGCCGCATGTTGCAGAGAGCTTGCCGAATAA
- a CDS encoding Maf family protein — protein MSMKTPVLILASRSPRRKELLSLLGVRFRTLPVDTNETFDPLKTIEENVTAIALQKAEAAWSMLHKPNENVMVIGADTVVALGSSVLGKPGSCEEAVHMLQKLQNTTHKVHTGFALLSSGNSYSECATTTVEFEPMSEHDIKRYLDRVKPFDKAGSYGIQDPLMACHVRRIDGCYYNVVGLPVSRLCLALKRYFPEI, from the coding sequence ATGTCCATGAAAACACCCGTACTCATACTCGCCTCCCGGTCGCCGAGGCGCAAGGAGCTCCTCTCGCTGCTCGGCGTGCGCTTCAGAACCCTTCCTGTCGATACAAACGAGACGTTCGATCCACTGAAAACCATAGAGGAAAATGTTACGGCAATAGCTCTGCAGAAAGCCGAAGCCGCATGGAGCATGCTGCACAAACCGAACGAAAACGTTATGGTGATCGGAGCCGATACCGTCGTGGCTCTCGGTTCTTCGGTGCTCGGCAAGCCCGGGAGCTGCGAGGAAGCTGTCCACATGCTGCAAAAGCTGCAGAACACAACACACAAGGTTCATACCGGCTTTGCTCTCCTCTCTTCAGGAAATTCGTACAGCGAATGCGCTACAACCACCGTGGAATTCGAACCGATGAGCGAGCATGATATCAAACGGTACCTCGACCGGGTCAAACCGTTCGACAAAGCGGGTTCATACGGCATACAGGATCCGCTCATGGCCTGCCATGTCCGACGTATAGACGGGTGTTACTACAATGTTGTCGGGCTTCCTGTTTCAAGACTCTGTCTTGCATTGAAGCGCTACTTTCCGGAAATCTGA
- a CDS encoding sodium:solute symporter family protein, translated as MEQFTVLDYAFIAGYLILTLVIGLLFSSRASENVGEFFLSGRKLPWWLAGTGMVATTFAADTPLAVAGFVAKNGIAGNWVWWTFVSGGMLTVFFFARLWRRANILTDLEFIELRYSGKAAAFLRGFKSVYFGLFINAVIIGWVNLAMFKIIRIMMPELNPELTIIALVILTTVYSGLSGLWGVSVTDAVQFVIAMAGCIILAVLAMQHPSVTAAGGLRHALPAWMFDFFPAISSTPSSADRPGAFALPFASFAAMAFVQWWASWYPGAEPGGGGYIAQRMMSAKDEKHSLLATLWFTIAHYAVRPWPWIIVGLVSLVMFPDLPAAEKEDGFVHVMKAILPPGLKGLLVAAFLAAYMSTLSTHLNWGTSYLINDFYKRFIKPEADPKHYVRASKFVTLLTALFALYITFFVLETITGAWEFIIQCGAGTGFVLIMRWFWWRLNAWSEITSMIAPFAAYSWLHFMTDITFPDSIFIIVLFTITLTLLVTFLTPPADEETLRSFYRTTRVGGVFWKKISDTMPEVESDKGFARLFADWFLGIVLVYSALFGTGKLIFGEPGAAAFYFIAAAVSGWLIYSDLNRRGWNNLQ; from the coding sequence ATGGAACAGTTCACCGTTCTCGATTATGCGTTCATTGCCGGCTACCTGATTCTGACGCTGGTAATCGGCCTTCTGTTTTCATCGCGAGCCTCTGAAAATGTCGGAGAGTTCTTTCTTTCCGGCCGCAAGCTGCCCTGGTGGCTTGCCGGCACGGGAATGGTTGCGACTACCTTTGCCGCCGATACCCCGCTTGCCGTAGCGGGATTCGTCGCAAAAAACGGCATCGCCGGAAACTGGGTCTGGTGGACCTTCGTCTCCGGAGGCATGCTGACGGTCTTTTTCTTCGCCCGCCTCTGGCGGCGCGCCAATATCCTGACCGACCTCGAATTCATCGAACTGCGATACAGCGGAAAAGCCGCAGCCTTTCTTCGTGGATTCAAATCCGTTTATTTCGGACTCTTTATCAATGCCGTCATCATCGGCTGGGTCAACCTGGCCATGTTCAAGATCATAAGGATCATGATGCCGGAACTCAACCCGGAACTGACCATTATCGCTCTTGTCATCCTGACCACCGTATATTCAGGACTTTCCGGCCTCTGGGGGGTTTCCGTGACCGATGCCGTTCAGTTCGTCATCGCCATGGCGGGATGCATCATTCTGGCAGTGCTTGCCATGCAGCATCCTTCCGTCACCGCTGCCGGCGGACTCAGGCATGCGCTCCCCGCATGGATGTTCGACTTTTTCCCGGCTATCTCCTCGACCCCGTCATCCGCTGACAGGCCGGGAGCATTTGCCCTGCCGTTCGCATCATTTGCCGCGATGGCTTTTGTCCAGTGGTGGGCCTCCTGGTATCCCGGAGCGGAACCGGGAGGCGGCGGCTACATCGCCCAGCGCATGATGAGCGCAAAAGACGAAAAGCATTCGCTCCTTGCCACCCTCTGGTTCACTATCGCCCATTACGCCGTAAGACCCTGGCCATGGATCATTGTCGGCCTGGTAAGCCTCGTCATGTTCCCGGACCTTCCGGCTGCCGAAAAGGAGGACGGATTTGTCCACGTCATGAAAGCCATTCTGCCGCCCGGCCTGAAAGGACTGCTTGTCGCGGCTTTTCTTGCCGCTTACATGTCAACCCTTTCTACGCACCTGAACTGGGGCACAAGCTACCTCATCAACGACTTTTACAAACGCTTCATCAAGCCTGAAGCCGATCCGAAACACTACGTCAGGGCATCGAAATTCGTAACGCTGCTGACCGCACTCTTTGCGCTCTACATCACCTTCTTTGTGCTCGAAACCATAACCGGAGCATGGGAATTCATCATCCAGTGCGGAGCCGGAACCGGATTCGTGCTCATCATGCGCTGGTTCTGGTGGCGCCTGAACGCCTGGAGCGAAATAACCTCCATGATTGCGCCCTTCGCTGCATACAGCTGGCTGCACTTCATGACGGATATCACTTTTCCCGATTCGATTTTCATCATCGTCCTCTTTACCATCACCCTCACCCTGCTGGTCACCTTTCTCACGCCTCCTGCCGATGAGGAAACCCTCAGATCGTTTTACCGCACCACAAGAGTCGGCGGGGTATTCTGGAAAAAAATCTCCGACACCATGCCCGAAGTGGAATCGGACAAAGGATTCGCAAGGCTTTTCGCCGACTGGTTTCTTGGAATCGTGCTGGTTTACTCTGCCCTTTTCGGTACCGGAAAACTTATCTTCGGAGAACCGGGAGCTGCGGCGTTCTACTTCATTGCAGCAGCCGTTTCCGGCTGGCTTATCTACAGCGACCTGAACCGGAGAGGCTGGAACAACCTCCAGTGA
- a CDS encoding carbohydrate kinase family protein, producing the protein MSILVVGSLAFDDIETPFGSSPDTLGGSSTYIALSASYFTSDINMVGVVGSDFTDEHFQLLHSRNINTNGIQKVEEGKTFRWAGRYHYDMNTRDTLDTQLNVFADFDPHVPAEYRSSEIVCLGNIDPELQIKVLDQITAPKMVICDTMNFWIEGKPEELKKTLERVDIFIINDSEARILSGDPNLVKSARIIRAMGPKILIIKKGEHGALLFTDNGIFAAPAYPLESIYDPTGAGDTFAGGFIGHLTRCGTITDLELRKGVLYGSAMASFCVEKFGTERLNGLDLLEIEDRYQSFLDLSRIDG; encoded by the coding sequence ATGTCCATTCTCGTGGTCGGCTCCCTTGCATTCGATGATATTGAAACGCCCTTCGGCAGCTCCCCCGATACCCTTGGCGGATCATCCACCTATATCGCCCTTTCGGCAAGCTACTTCACCAGCGACATCAACATGGTGGGTGTGGTTGGCTCCGATTTCACCGATGAACATTTCCAGCTTCTCCACTCGAGAAACATCAACACCAATGGCATTCAGAAAGTAGAAGAGGGCAAAACCTTCCGCTGGGCCGGCCGCTACCACTACGACATGAACACCCGCGACACCCTCGATACCCAGCTCAACGTCTTTGCGGATTTCGATCCTCATGTTCCGGCAGAGTACCGTTCATCGGAAATTGTCTGCCTTGGCAACATCGACCCCGAGCTTCAGATCAAGGTGCTCGACCAGATAACCGCACCGAAAATGGTGATCTGCGACACCATGAACTTCTGGATCGAGGGAAAACCGGAAGAGCTGAAAAAAACGCTTGAGCGGGTCGATATCTTCATCATCAACGACAGCGAAGCCCGCATTCTGAGCGGCGATCCCAACCTTGTAAAATCCGCCAGAATCATCCGCGCAATGGGTCCGAAAATCCTGATCATAAAAAAAGGAGAACATGGCGCGCTGCTCTTTACAGACAACGGTATCTTCGCTGCACCCGCATACCCGCTCGAATCCATCTACGATCCGACCGGAGCAGGCGACACCTTTGCCGGCGGCTTTATCGGCCACCTTACACGCTGCGGAACCATTACCGACCTGGAGCTGCGCAAAGGGGTGCTTTACGGAAGCGCAATGGCAAGTTTCTGTGTTGAAAAATTCGGTACCGAAAGGCTTAACGGGCTCGACCTTCTGGAAATCGAGGACCGTTATCAGAGTTTTCTCGACCTTTCGAGAATCGACGGGTAA
- a CDS encoding alpha-amylase family protein: protein MHTTHLESVFHLLRQLPSLPEDQAYHIPQLWTSDLPGTAAVQPGRYYSDIIGSILGQPRTDSADTERKSRWSESAVVYNLFVRLTAAFDHNRNGTVGTEPLESGFRETGTLLKAIALLPYISRLGANTVYLLPLTAIGKANRKGNLGSPYAVKDPFAIDPMLDEPALGLGADFLLKAFVEAAHLLGMRVVFEFVFRTAAIDSSWVTTHPSWFYWLSGTSGDNRYGPPFFDQETLNAIHEKIDRHDHQNLPAPSGEYTGMFVPPPTSLAERNGSMEGIGENGEPCHIASAFSDWPPDDRQPPWTDVTYLKMHNHPDFNYIAYNTIRMYDAALDNPDTINRELWDIILSIIPWYQEHYGIDGAMIDMGHALPGELKRMIVASARKSMPDFAFWDENFDPTPAVRDEGFDAVFGSLPFVIHDPVFIRGLLNYLNKTGVALPFFGTGENHNTPRVCHRNPCSETGRNHAMFIFTLSAILPTIPFLHSGMEICEWHPVNLGLNFDENDRSGFPAETLPLFSTFSYDWETTNRVEPLVRYIRTVLSIRKKHAELIRCGDKGSIVLPYVTEPELLAVLRKNGTQSLLFIGNSNGETPKSGVIEFAFPEGTLFDLIEERNYTVSDHKLNISCKPGQCLLFELPQQN from the coding sequence TTGCATACCACTCATCTTGAAAGCGTCTTTCATCTTCTCCGGCAGCTCCCATCACTGCCTGAAGATCAGGCCTACCATATCCCGCAACTCTGGACAAGCGACCTTCCGGGAACTGCCGCAGTGCAGCCCGGCAGATATTACTCGGACATCATCGGCAGCATACTCGGGCAACCCCGAACCGATTCTGCAGATACAGAACGGAAAAGCCGCTGGAGCGAATCGGCTGTCGTCTATAATCTCTTTGTCAGGCTGACCGCCGCATTCGACCATAACCGAAACGGAACAGTCGGAACAGAGCCTCTGGAAAGCGGCTTCAGAGAGACCGGAACCCTTCTCAAGGCAATCGCCCTGCTTCCCTACATAAGCAGACTGGGTGCGAATACGGTTTACCTTCTGCCGCTGACCGCCATAGGCAAAGCGAACAGAAAAGGCAATCTCGGTTCACCTTATGCCGTCAAAGACCCCTTTGCAATCGATCCCATGCTTGACGAACCGGCACTTGGTCTTGGCGCGGATTTCCTTCTCAAGGCGTTTGTGGAAGCGGCGCATCTCCTCGGAATGCGGGTCGTCTTCGAATTCGTCTTCAGAACCGCAGCAATCGACAGCAGTTGGGTGACTACACACCCCTCATGGTTTTACTGGCTTTCCGGAACCTCCGGCGACAACCGGTACGGCCCTCCGTTTTTCGACCAGGAAACCCTGAATGCCATCCATGAAAAAATCGACAGACACGACCATCAAAACCTTCCGGCTCCGTCCGGAGAGTATACCGGTATGTTCGTCCCTCCGCCGACATCCCTTGCCGAACGTAACGGCAGCATGGAAGGTATCGGAGAGAACGGAGAACCCTGCCATATAGCAAGCGCTTTTTCAGACTGGCCGCCTGACGACCGGCAGCCGCCATGGACAGATGTTACCTATCTGAAAATGCACAACCATCCGGACTTCAACTACATTGCCTACAACACCATCAGAATGTATGATGCAGCCCTCGACAACCCTGATACCATCAACAGGGAACTCTGGGATATCATTTTATCCATCATTCCGTGGTATCAGGAACATTACGGCATAGACGGGGCTATGATCGACATGGGACATGCACTTCCCGGCGAACTCAAACGGATGATTGTCGCATCCGCGCGCAAAAGCATGCCCGACTTCGCGTTCTGGGACGAAAACTTCGACCCTACCCCTGCAGTGCGGGACGAGGGGTTCGATGCGGTATTCGGCTCGCTCCCTTTCGTTATCCATGACCCGGTATTTATCAGAGGACTCCTGAACTATCTCAACAAAACCGGTGTGGCCCTTCCTTTTTTCGGAACCGGAGAGAATCACAACACGCCGAGAGTCTGCCACCGGAACCCCTGCAGCGAAACCGGCAGGAATCATGCGATGTTCATTTTCACCCTCAGCGCCATCCTGCCGACAATACCCTTTCTTCACTCGGGCATGGAGATCTGTGAGTGGCATCCCGTAAATCTCGGTCTCAATTTCGACGAAAACGACCGTTCCGGATTCCCTGCAGAAACACTCCCGCTCTTCAGCACGTTCAGTTACGACTGGGAAACGACAAACCGCGTCGAACCGCTCGTGCGATATATCAGAACCGTTCTCTCCATCAGGAAAAAGCATGCGGAACTTATCCGGTGCGGCGACAAAGGTTCCATCGTCCTTCCCTACGTCACCGAACCGGAGCTGCTCGCCGTTTTGCGGAAAAACGGAACACAATCCCTGCTCTTTATCGGCAACAGCAACGGCGAAACGCCCAAAAGCGGGGTCATCGAGTTTGCGTTCCCTGAAGGCACACTTTTCGACCTGATCGAAGAACGGAACTACACGGTATCCGACCATAAACTCAACATTTCCTGCAAGCCCGGCCAGTGCCTGCTTTTTGAACTGCCGCAACAGAATTAA
- the truA gene encoding tRNA pseudouridine(38-40) synthase TruA, which produces MKNIRFDVEYDGTDFCGWQRQPGGIQTLQGELEAQLGRILQENISLTAAGRTDKGVHARLQVVNFMTGSAMELSKMAHALNSLLPDTVRVSNPHVVPLDFHARFSAKEREYRYFLLEEPSALRCRFTGCSKGSLHIGVMQDAAGLLVGEHDFLLLSKEPADKKNPVCLIKECEWQEENGVFVFRIRANRFLRSMVRYLVGVMIAVGRGRAVPEDLGMLLDDGLMTFPLFPAEPNGLFLWDVSY; this is translated from the coding sequence ATGAAGAACATACGCTTCGATGTTGAATATGACGGCACTGACTTTTGTGGATGGCAGAGGCAGCCAGGCGGTATTCAAACCCTTCAGGGAGAACTTGAAGCGCAGCTCGGTCGGATTCTTCAGGAGAACATCTCGCTTACCGCTGCAGGCAGAACCGATAAAGGCGTACATGCGCGTTTGCAGGTCGTGAATTTCATGACCGGATCGGCAATGGAGCTTTCAAAAATGGCTCATGCGCTTAATTCGCTGCTTCCTGACACTGTCAGGGTAAGCAATCCTCACGTTGTGCCGCTCGATTTTCATGCGAGGTTCAGTGCAAAAGAGCGGGAATACCGGTATTTTCTCCTTGAAGAACCCTCCGCGTTGCGATGCAGGTTCACCGGCTGCTCAAAAGGATCTCTCCATATTGGCGTCATGCAGGATGCCGCCGGCTTGCTGGTCGGCGAGCATGATTTTCTCCTTCTGTCAAAAGAGCCTGCCGATAAAAAAAATCCGGTTTGCCTGATAAAAGAGTGTGAGTGGCAGGAGGAGAACGGCGTTTTTGTTTTCCGGATACGAGCGAACCGGTTTCTTCGTTCGATGGTGCGGTATCTGGTCGGCGTGATGATTGCTGTCGGCAGGGGCAGAGCTGTGCCGGAAGACCTCGGTATGCTTCTTGATGACGGTTTGATGACTTTTCCGCTTTTTCCTGCTGAGCCGAACGGGCTTTTTTTATGGGATGTTTCCTACTGA
- a CDS encoding LysM peptidoglycan-binding domain-containing protein has translation MLLSAHNPVHCAIARESRSSDGFQSGKSSVAEILDSLVYATYFKDEYFSTSSKMPDRPGFPSHFVPQYSDSVYAARIAVLDRKTPFNLVYNEHVRGFIRVYAVDKRNSTAKILGLTKVYFPLFEEQLDKYNVPLEMKYLAIVESALNPTAVSHAGAKGLWQFMYGTGKMYGLESSSFVEDRYDPYKATLAASRHLRDLYNIYGDWFLALAAYNSGPGNVNKAIRRAGGVKNYWAIWDYLPAETRGYVPAFIAVNYIMNYYKEHNIRPVEPGYLYHDIDTLRVSKMLSFEQINETIGVPRQDLEFLNPQYKLGIIPGSDYSSNVLRLPRRYIGPFQKREKEIYAYKSKSILEREQLLARVQSFESASPSPVSQTSGDGQVRKVHYVRQGQDLGMIARFYRCEVSEIVRWNSLKTQNVTPGQQLVVFAGNDGSVQTSAVSPPPVPKEAYQEKKVERKKEKSETHRVERGETVASIARQFGVSVESIADLNGLRGNMSITPGQKLKITGSSSEKSVSKKQVSPKATYHKVRKGETLYSIADRYGVSVGDLTDWNDIGRKKSLRPGQKLKVASM, from the coding sequence GTGCTGTTGTCTGCTCATAACCCGGTTCACTGCGCAATTGCAAGAGAGTCCAGGTCGAGTGACGGTTTTCAGTCCGGAAAATCGTCGGTAGCCGAAATTCTTGACAGTCTTGTGTATGCGACCTATTTCAAGGATGAGTATTTTTCCACTTCATCGAAAATGCCCGACAGGCCGGGTTTCCCTTCCCATTTCGTTCCGCAGTACAGCGATTCGGTCTATGCCGCACGAATAGCCGTTTTAGATCGTAAAACACCGTTCAATCTTGTTTATAACGAACACGTCAGAGGTTTTATCAGGGTTTATGCTGTTGACAAACGGAACAGCACCGCGAAGATTCTTGGTTTGACCAAGGTCTATTTTCCTCTTTTTGAAGAGCAGCTGGACAAGTATAACGTCCCTCTTGAAATGAAGTATCTGGCCATCGTCGAATCGGCTCTCAATCCTACGGCAGTCTCCCATGCCGGAGCGAAAGGATTGTGGCAGTTCATGTACGGCACCGGTAAAATGTACGGACTCGAGTCTTCGTCGTTTGTTGAAGACCGTTATGATCCCTATAAGGCCACGCTCGCTGCAAGTCGCCATCTTCGCGATCTCTACAATATCTACGGAGACTGGTTTCTTGCCCTTGCGGCATACAACTCCGGACCAGGAAATGTCAACAAGGCGATCAGACGGGCCGGCGGAGTAAAGAATTACTGGGCGATCTGGGACTATCTTCCTGCAGAGACACGAGGCTATGTTCCGGCATTCATTGCCGTGAACTACATCATGAACTATTATAAGGAACATAATATTCGTCCTGTCGAGCCGGGATACCTCTATCACGATATCGATACGCTGCGGGTATCGAAGATGCTGTCGTTCGAACAGATCAATGAGACTATCGGCGTTCCCAGGCAGGATCTTGAATTTCTCAATCCACAGTATAAACTCGGCATTATACCCGGATCCGATTATTCATCGAACGTGCTCAGGCTTCCGCGCAGATATATCGGACCGTTCCAGAAGCGCGAGAAAGAAATCTATGCATACAAGTCGAAAAGCATACTGGAACGGGAACAGCTTCTTGCAAGGGTGCAGAGTTTCGAGTCCGCTTCGCCTTCTCCGGTGAGCCAGACGTCGGGAGACGGTCAGGTTCGGAAAGTTCACTATGTGCGTCAGGGACAGGACTTGGGGATGATTGCCCGTTTTTACCGGTGTGAAGTCAGTGAAATCGTTCGCTGGAATAGTCTGAAAACTCAAAATGTTACCCCTGGTCAGCAGCTGGTTGTTTTTGCCGGAAATGATGGTTCCGTTCAGACTTCGGCGGTAAGCCCGCCGCCGGTTCCGAAAGAGGCTTATCAGGAAAAAAAGGTTGAACGGAAGAAGGAAAAATCCGAAACGCACCGGGTTGAAAGAGGGGAGACGGTCGCATCTATTGCCAGACAGTTCGGAGTGAGCGTCGAGAGCATTGCCGATCTCAACGGCTTGAGGGGTAATATGAGCATTACGCCCGGTCAGAAGCTGAAAATTACCGGGTCTTCATCCGAAAAATCCGTATCCAAAAAACAGGTGTCGCCAAAGGCTACATATCATAAGGTCAGAAAAGGAGAGACGCTTTATTCTATTGCCGACCGTTACGGTGTGAGTGTCGGCGATCTTACGGACTGGAACGATATCGGCAGGAAAAAGTCACTGCGGCCGGGCCAGAAGCTCAAGGTCGCTTCCATGTGA
- a CDS encoding ArsA family ATPase — MRNIIFTGKGGVGKTSVAAATALKAADMGYKTLIMSTDPAHSLGDSLDVQLGPSPVKVAENLWAQEVSVFGDLNLNWDVVREHFAHLMASRGIEGVYAEEMGVLPGMEELFSLSYIKRYNEEQKDYDLLVVDCAPTGETLRLLSLPETFGWFIKFIRNVEKYMVKPVIRPLSKKIRKIDDFVAPEEVYEKVDNLFSSTEGIIELLADGSKSTVRLVMNPEKMVIKESMRALTYLNLYGITVDSITINRVMPDQSSDPYFQRWRGIQQKYIEQIQDAFAPIPIAEVPLFENEVVGLEMLRKVGAKVYPDQNPLDIFFKEDPINITKVSEGHYKVRVRLPFMENMGMEPKILKMGDDLTIRIGDYQKIVALPIFLAGMESTGASFEDKWLNIDFAKEAK, encoded by the coding sequence ATGCGTAATATCATTTTTACCGGAAAGGGAGGGGTCGGCAAAACCTCTGTTGCTGCAGCCACGGCACTCAAAGCTGCGGACATGGGTTACAAGACCCTTATTATGTCTACCGATCCGGCTCACAGTCTGGGTGACTCTCTTGATGTTCAGTTAGGACCGTCTCCTGTCAAGGTGGCTGAAAATCTCTGGGCTCAGGAAGTCAGCGTTTTCGGCGATCTCAATCTGAACTGGGACGTCGTCAGGGAGCATTTCGCACATCTGATGGCATCTCGCGGCATTGAAGGCGTCTATGCAGAAGAGATGGGTGTTCTTCCGGGTATGGAAGAGCTTTTTTCGCTCTCCTACATCAAGCGGTATAACGAGGAACAGAAAGACTACGATCTTCTCGTTGTCGATTGCGCTCCTACCGGCGAAACCCTTCGCCTGCTTTCGCTGCCTGAAACATTCGGATGGTTCATCAAGTTCATCCGCAATGTCGAGAAATATATGGTCAAGCCGGTTATCAGACCTCTTTCGAAAAAAATCAGAAAAATCGACGACTTTGTGGCTCCTGAAGAGGTGTACGAAAAAGTCGACAATCTTTTCTCTTCAACCGAGGGCATCATCGAACTGCTTGCCGACGGTTCGAAATCGACGGTACGTCTCGTCATGAATCCCGAGAAGATGGTCATCAAGGAGTCGATGCGTGCATTGACCTACCTTAACCTCTATGGTATCACGGTTGACAGCATTACCATCAACAGGGTTATGCCCGACCAGAGCAGCGATCCGTATTTCCAGAGATGGCGCGGTATTCAGCAGAAGTATATCGAGCAGATTCAGGATGCTTTCGCACCTATTCCGATTGCGGAAGTGCCATTGTTCGAAAATGAGGTTGTCGGCCTCGAGATGCTTCGCAAGGTTGGCGCGAAAGTCTATCCCGACCAGAATCCTCTTGATATCTTCTTCAAGGAAGATCCTATCAATATCACGAAGGTGTCGGAAGGTCACTACAAGGTTCGCGTAAGGTTGCCTTTCATGGAAAACATGGGTATGGAACCAAAGATTCTTAAAATGGGCGACGATCTTACCATCCGTATCGGCGATTATCAGAAAATCGTGGCTCTGCCGATTTTTCTTGCCGGCATGGAATCCACCGGTGCTTCGTTCGAAGACAAATGGCTCAATATCGACTTCGCTAAAGAGGCCAAGTAG